Proteins co-encoded in one Brassica oleracea var. oleracea cultivar TO1000 chromosome C4, BOL, whole genome shotgun sequence genomic window:
- the LOC106339430 gene encoding homeobox-leucine zipper protein HAT9, protein MGFDDSCNTGLVLGLGLSPTSNNYNNTIKRSSGYKSDPSLTLSLSGDPSMMVVAGADLLCRQTSSHSGVSSFSTGRVVKRERDGGEESQEEGEEEKTERLISDYHEDEEGVSARKKLRLTKEQSALLEESFKHHSTLNPKQKQDLARQLNLRPRQVEVWFQNRRARTKLKQTEVDCEFLKKCCETLTDENIRLQKEIQELKTLKLTHQPFYMHMPASTLTMCPSCERIGGRSGCDSGGEGVGGGSSVATTVVVDGGTSKGAFSISSKPHFFNPCTNSSAAC, encoded by the exons ATGGGTTTCGATGATTCATGCAACACAGGTCTTGTTCTTGGATTAGGTCTCTCACCAACTTCAAACAATTACAATAATACCATCAAACGTTCCTCCGGCTACAAGTCCGACCCGTCGTTGACTCTAAGCCTCTCCGGCGATCCATCAATGATGGTGGTCGCCGGAGCTGACCTGCTCTGCCGTCAGACTTCATCTCACAGCGGAGTCTCTTCTTTCTCAACCGGAAGAGTAGTGAAGAGAGAGAGAGACGGCGGCGAAGAGTCGCAGGAGGAGGGGGAGGAGGAGAAGACGGAGAGACTTATAAGTGACTACCATGAAGATGAAGAAGGTGTTAGTGCTAGAAAAAAACTTAGGCTTACCAAAGAGCAATCTGCTCTTCTTGAGGAAAGCTTCAAGCACCATAGCACCCTTAATCCC AAGCAAAAACAAGATCTGGCAAGACAGCTGAATCTTAGGCCTAGACAAGTTGAAGTATGGTTCCAAAATAGAAGAGCCAG AACAAAGCTAAAGCAAACAGAAGTAGATTGTGAGTTTTTGAAGAAATGTTGTGAAACATTAACAGATGAGAACATAAGACTTCAGAAAGAGATTCAAGAACTCAAAACCCTAAAATTGACTCATCAGCCCTTTTACATGCACATGCCTGCATCTACTCTCACGATGTGTCCTTCATGTGAAAGAATCGGTGGCAGAAGCGGCTGCGATAGCGGAGGAGAAGGTGTCGGAGGCGGCAGCAGCGTGGCTACCACGGTGGTTGTGGATGGAGGTACGTCGAAGGGAGCTTTCTCCATCTCGTCAAAGCCTCACTTCTTCAACCCTTGTACTAATTCCTCTGCAGCTTGTTGA